A window of Lagopus muta isolate bLagMut1 chromosome 16, bLagMut1 primary, whole genome shotgun sequence contains these coding sequences:
- the LOC125701045 gene encoding protein MANBAL-like isoform X2 translates to MAAELHFSPPEIPEPTLMENVLRYGLFFGAVFQLVCVLAIMLPVPKCPETDSDGLESKTWETVKKPKASAAQLSKKAKKESKKKR, encoded by the exons aTGGCCGCTGAGCTGCATTTCTCGCCCCCTGagatccctgagcccacgctgatggagaacgtgctgcgctacggcctcttctttggagccgttttccagcttgtgtgcgTGTTGGCCATAATgctgccagttcccaagtgcccagagaca gactcggacggcttggagtctaagacttgggagacggtgaagaaaccaaaggcaagtgctgcacagctgagcaagaaagccaagaaggaaagcaaaaagaaacggTGA